The following proteins are encoded in a genomic region of Methanomassiliicoccales archaeon:
- a CDS encoding TetR/AcrR family transcriptional regulator has translation MPRSTKAASDRRLEFINAAEALFNEKGFENTSIDDIVQRVGVAKGLFYYYFKSREELLSAIVDRILAEMEQIVVEAVNRKGLTAMERLNAMTPPADVIKVRGGKLMQYFHEERNQALHLQFQARTMKFLVPALESIIRQGVDEGVFNTPYPRETATGLFALKSVIDHSESGADYCEDKEHNVKVVSFLAERLLGAKEGTFLEFLREKQNHRNEACCGK, from the coding sequence ATGCCTCGCTCTACTAAAGCCGCCTCCGATAGACGCCTGGAGTTCATCAACGCCGCCGAGGCGCTGTTCAACGAAAAAGGGTTCGAAAACACATCCATAGACGATATCGTCCAGAGAGTTGGGGTTGCCAAAGGGTTGTTCTATTACTATTTCAAGTCCAGAGAGGAGCTGCTGTCAGCGATAGTCGACCGGATATTGGCGGAGATGGAACAGATCGTGGTGGAGGCTGTCAACCGTAAGGGATTGACGGCGATGGAGCGTTTGAACGCCATGACCCCACCGGCAGACGTAATCAAGGTTCGCGGGGGAAAGCTAATGCAATATTTCCACGAAGAGCGTAACCAGGCGTTGCACTTGCAGTTCCAGGCCCGTACCATGAAGTTCCTGGTCCCAGCCTTGGAATCGATCATTCGTCAGGGGGTGGATGAGGGGGTCTTCAACACTCCCTATCCCCGGGAGACGGCCACGGGATTGTTCGCGTTGAAGAGCGTGATCGACCACAGCGAGAGCGGTGCCGATTATTGCGAGGACAAGGAGCACAACGTAAAGGTGGTATCTTTCCTGGCCGAGCGCTTGTTAGGTGCCAAGGAAGGCACATTCCTGGAGTTCCTGAGAGAAAAGCAGAACCACCGCAATGAAGCCTGCTGCGGAAAGTAA